The proteins below are encoded in one region of Brassica oleracea var. oleracea cultivar TO1000 unplaced genomic scaffold, BOL UnpScaffold00927, whole genome shotgun sequence:
- the LOC106320455 gene encoding protein STRICTOSIDINE SYNTHASE-LIKE 9 gives MPISQKIPTWAAAPTVFAILAVVSYQTLFAPDNLEGTKNILPMAKTIPIPVDGPESIEFDPQGEGPYAAVVDGRILKWRGDALGWVEFAHTSPHRGNCSSREVVPTCGRPLGLSFEKKTGDLYICDGYQGVMKVGPQGGLAELVVDQAEGRKVMFANQMDIDEEEDVFYFNDSSDKYHFREVFFVAANGERSGRVIKYDKKTKEAKVVMDNLRCNNGLALNKDRSFLISCESATGLVHRYWIKGPKAGTRDIFAKVPGYPDNIRLTPTGDFWIGIHSKKSPAGRLIVGNKWLGKLVEKTVKLELLIAVMNGFKPHGIAVKISGETGEILEILEDKEGKTMKYVSEAYEREDGKIWFGSVFWPAVWVLDRK, from the exons ATGCCGATTAGTCAAAAAATCCCAACATGGGCTGCTGCTCCGACTGTCTTTGCCATCTTGGCCGTGGTTTCATATCAGACTCTATTTGCGCCAGACAATTTAGAGggcaccaaaaatatattgcCTATGGCTAAGACCATTCCAATTCCTGTTGATGGACCAGAGAGCATCGAGTTTGACCCACAAGGAGAAGGTCCTTATGCTGCCGTCGTGGACGGTCGTATTCTCAAGTGGCGCGGCGATGCACTCGGCTGGGTTGAGTTTGCCCACACATCTCCTCACAG AGGGAACTGTTCAAGCCGTGAAGTAGTGCCTACTTGTGGAAGACCACTGGGACTTAGTTTTGAGAAGAAAACGGGAGATCTATACATATGCGATGGTTACCAAGGAGTCATGAAGGTTGGACCTCAGGGAGGATTGGCCGAGTTAGTTGTGGACCAAGCCGAAGGTCGCAAAGTTATGTTTGCGAACCAAATGGATATTGACGAAGAGGAAGATGTCTTCTACTTCAATGATAGTAGTGACAAGTATCATTTCAG GGAGGTATTTTTCGTTGCTGCCAATGGGGAGCGGTCGGGAAGAGTGATCAAATATGATAAGAAGACGAAGGAGGCCAAAGTTGTGATGGACAATCTCCGTTGTAATAACGGTTTGGCTCTAAACAAAGACCGGTCTTTTCTAATATCTTGCGAGTCAGCCACAGGTCTGGTCCACAGATATTGGATAAAAGGTCCTAAAGCTGGGACCCGCGACATCTTTGCGAAGGTCCCTGGATACCCTGACAACATCCGGCTGACACCAACTGGAGACTTTTGGATTGGGATACACAGCAAGAAATCTCCAGCGGGGAGATTGATAGTGGGGAACAAATGGCTTGGGAAACTGGTTGAGAAGACGGTTAAGTTGGAGTTGTTGATTGCTGTGATGAACGGGTTCAAACCGCATGGAATCGCGGTGAAAATCTCCGGCGAGACAGGAGAGATCCTTGAGATACTCGAGGACAAAGAAGGGAAGACAATGAAATATGTAAGTGAGGCGTATGAGAGGGAAGATGGAAAGATATGGTTTGGGTCTGTTTTTTGGCCAGCCGTTTGGGTTCTTGATCGCAAGTaa